Proteins from one Salmo salar chromosome ssa07, Ssal_v3.1, whole genome shotgun sequence genomic window:
- the LOC106609146 gene encoding UPF0606 protein KIAA1549 isoform X1, producing the protein MESLILMSTGSRMCPGASQGLRIYCAHLLVASLLVSMTMSSSPVAGGVDSNRTTAALSSSRSSSSPSSRWPGASPPKDTGHPGNADAASVDDETQGIHLLLRPPDLLSPSHPPPLPPHSQPTLTPPPPWEHAPSLEEAWGSGDYLETLSFMGPEGEELALATTLPSHTYDPDDGASYDTSFPSRPTLPLSSSLLRPSTSPTSPLREGLPFTHPAEPEGYPPWDEEDYDLGDMFPLEPTELLLPDMNSLEYYTNLLARERDEERNREREKEQEREREREREREREREMEREREREREREREREREREREREREREREREREREREREGERERDKDVERDRDGEMVIPPPKTTPKLFITPTATTKTHTHTHTQSPSPSLSTGPPPARDHKHPLVPSVGPTPPLTLSPTLWDGQGTLTPGVRPTSRIPPQPPVPRPRVPPATPGRHPPLPPSNTTSLARPPMLRPPGRDPIKPPPVIEVPGNRPTTTTKATTVTTTTTGTLASVTWTPPVQAPPGRQYLCNVTKPEMYLVRVVLPKSASTVGFGQVRDILKREFNCSVELQVLRTPSSFAFRAVAGPLIFTAMSVINALRQATPGSSSFPTVSPLYGIPDRKYQIHSVLQFVPSHVDVRVCNFSERVERGLLMAYTETRRRAHEFGNVTVQLLNITMGQAKPQGDQKVPVDITFALRDGRGYLLGSEVSGHLRHLSTVEFSFYLGFPVLQIAEPFHYPELNVSHHLRSSWVRTVLLGVQEQTVTERSFKARLERRLALLLEEGLGEGSQRPRWKRSTAVGNNSLQVVRVSRLAGSGRSLEVVYFVEGPGGERVPADATAATLNRLELQRAAIVLGHRVQRPLAQPVETLTVPPSETQSSSVWLIVGVVVPVLLAIFIIIILYWKLCGSEKLEFQPDAINTIQQRQKLQAPTVKGFDFAKLHLGQHSKDDIMVIQEPGALPVPIKEATPSKGGDVNTPKSKGSSTKAARANRRRGRLSPSDGDSLGSDQSSGRESAEETTRHVATPHEGKQHRNKTPKNGRNKMVPPTGSGPDELLSSSSIFDHVDRLSRGSSDARGRQANKVQLIAMQPRPSPPQRSHSPTLTERVSAEVALRHKSEIEHHRNKLRQRAKRRGQCEFPSMDDILDAFGQAQEEAGQGECPQRLYSSAHDHMDSILHTDPPSPPTPGESRRRGRRSPRGRRKQQGNGSLPDTDRLTDRDRLLTDHSATYRKYPGLNNVAYMSDPDLPPDHGSPSPNDEMFDHAPPPPPYVPPQPSIEEARQQMHSLLDDAFALVSPSSQGSVSVGVTQVSPALPSPSPSPQTRPSRQWGSYPAAPTHSPFSARYAELGMSPSSVQGLLQRQGLGSGAYVTAEEQLQDSVYSNRGQYEEPPSSSRPRPVGGSTGAQLHHLTQVGLSSRISAYPGVGRSVSGPTGSSWNQQPLDQDLSRPGASRESVLSFPEFSSPAVFQMPSSSLGDHSVPPMLLAPPTPEFPLDESSPSAQSSASLIKAIREELRRLAQKQVAVAGTYS; encoded by the exons ATGGAAAGTCTGATCCTGATGAGCACGGGTTCGAGGATGTGCCCCGGAGCCTCTCAGGGCCTGCGCATTTATTGCGCGCATCTGCTGGTAGCTTCCTTGCTGGTGTCCATGACGATGTCAAGCTCACCTGTTGCAG GTGGTGTAGACTCCAACAGAACGACAGCAGCACTGTCGTCATCACGGTCGTCATCGTCACCCTCTTCCAGATGGCCAGGCGCCAGCCCACCCAAAGACACTGGTCACCCTGGTAACGCTGACGCTGCCTCAGTGGACGATGAAACTCAGGGCATACACCTCCTCCTGAGACCCCCGGACCTGCTGTCCCCCAGTCACCCCCCTCCTCTGCCCCCCCACAGCCAGCCCACCCTCACCCCTCCCCCGCCCTGGGAGCACGCCCCCTCCCTAGAGGAGGCCTGGGGGTCCGGAGACTACCTGGAGACGCTCTCCTTCATGGGCCCAGAGGGGGAGGAACTGGCCCTAGCCACAACCTTGCCCAGCCACACCTACGACCCTGACGACGGGGCCTCCTACGACACCTCCTTCCCCTCCCGCCCAACCCTCCCCCTGTCCTCCAGCCTCCTCCGACCCTCTACGtcccccacctcccccctccGGGAGGGCCTCCCCTTCACCCACCCTGCTGAACCTGAGGGATACCCTCCCTGGGATGAAGAAGACTATGACCTGGGGGACATGTTTCCTCTAGAGCCCACGGAGCTGCTGCTGCCAGATATGAACAGTCTGGAGTACTACACCAATCTgctggccagagagagagatgaggagaggaacagagagagggaaaaggagcaagaacgggagagagagagggaaagagagcgagaacgggagagagagatggaaagggagcgagaacgggagagagagagggaaagggagcgagaacgggagagagagagggaaagggagcgagaacgggagagagagagggaaagggagcgagaacgagagagagagggggaaagggagagggataaagatgtggaaagagacagagatggagaaatGGTCATCCCACCCCCAAAGACCACCCCCAAACTCTTCATCACACCCACCGCtaccacaaaaacacacacccacacacacactcagtccccGTCCCCCTCCCTTAGCACAGGGCCCCCTCCAGCCCGGGATCACAAGCACCCCCTTGTCCCCTCAGTGGGTCCCACCCCTCCCCTGACCCTCTCACCCACTCTCTGGGATGGTCAGGGTACCCTCACCCCTGGAGTTAGACCCACCTCCAGAATACCCCCTCAGCCTCCTGTTCCGCGGCCCAGAGTCCCCCCAGCTACCCCTGGCAGACACCCTCCACTGCCCCCCTCTAACACCACCAGCCTGGCTCGCCCCCCCATGCTGCGACCTCCAGGGAGGGACCCCATAAAACCACCACCCGTGATCGAGGTCCCCGGCAATCGACCTACGACCACTACCAAGGCAACCACCGTTACCACGACAACCACTGGCACCCTGGCGAGCGTCACCTGGACTCCCCCAGTCCAGGCCCCTCCAGGACGCCAGTACCTGTGTAACGTCACCAAGCCTGAGATGTACCTGGTCAGAGTGG TCCTGCCTAAGTCTGCCTCCACTGTGGGCTTTGGCCAGGTCAGGGACATCTTGAAGAGGGAGTTCAACTGCTCAGTGGAGCTGCAG GTCCTGAGAACTCCGTCTAGCTTTGCGTTCCGTGCTGTGGCGGGACCTCTGATCTTCACCGCCATGTCTGTCATCAACGCTCTGCGCCAAGCAACACCAGGCTCCTCCTCGTTTCCCACTGTCTCACCCCTCTACGGCATACCTGATCGCAAGTACCAGATACACTCTG tGCTGCAGTTTGTGCCCAGTCACGtggatgtgcgtgtgtgtaactTCAGTGAGCGAGTGGAGAGAGGATTGCTGATGGCCTACACAGAGACACGCAGACGCGCACATGAATTTGGCAACGTTACTGTACAG CTCCTGAACATCACCATGGGTCAGGCCAAGCCACAGGGTGACCAGAAGGTTCCGGTGGACATCACGTTTGCGTTGCGTGATGGGCGGGGCTACCTGTTAGGGTCAGAGGTCAGCGGTCACCTGAGACACCTAAGCACGGTGGAGTTCAGCTTCTACCTGGGCTTCCCCGTGCTGCAGATCGCCGAAC CCTTCCACTACCCCGAGCTAAACGTTTCTCACCATCTACGCTCCTCCTGGGTCCGCACAG tGTTACTGGGTGTCCAGGAGCAGACTGTGACTGAGCGGAGCTTCAAGGCTCGTCTGGAGCGCCGTCTGGCCCTGCTGCTGGAGGAAGGGCTGGGGGAGGGGAGTCAACGACCCCGCTGGAAGAGATCCACGGCCGTGGGTAACAACAGCTTACAG GTGGTGCGTGTGTCGAGACTGGCAGGTTCAGGGCGTTCTCTGGAAGTGGTGTATTTCGTGGAGGGACCAGGGGGGGAGAGAGTTCCTGCTGATGCCACCGCTGCCACCCTCAACCGCCTGGAGCTGCAACGGGCTGCCATCGTACTGGGGCACCGCGTCCAGAGACCCCTTGCCCAGC CTGTGGAGACACTGACAGTGCCCCCGTCTGAGACTCAGAGCAGCAGTGTCTGGCTgattgtgggggtggtggtgccTGTCCTGCTGgctatcttcatcatcatcatcctctacTGGAAACTGTGCGGCTCGGAGAAGCTGGAGTTCCAGCCTGACGCCATCAACACCATTCAGCAGAGACAGAAG cTACAGGCTCCCACTGTGAAGGGGTTTGACTTCGCCAAGCTCCACCTGGGGCAGCACAGTAAGGATGACATCATGGTGATCCAGGAGCCTGGTGCCCTCCCTGTGCCCATCAAAGAGGCCACCCCCTCTAAGGGAGGGGATGTCAACACTCCCAAATCCAAGGGCTCCTCCACCAAGGCTGCCCGCGCTAACCGCCGTAGGGGGAG ACTGTCTCCGTCAGATGGTGACTCGTTAGGTAGCGACCAATCGAGTGGCAGAGAGTCTGCAGAGGAGACCACCAGACATGTGGCCACGCCCCACGAGGGGAAACAGCACCGAAACAAAACGCCCAAGAATG GGAGGAATAAGATGG tcCCTCCCACAGGCAGTGGTCCAGATGAGCTGctttcctcttcctccatctttGACCACGTGGACCGTCTGTCCCGAGGCTCGTCTGACGCCAGGGGTCGCCAGGCCAACAAGGTCCAGTTGATTGCCATGCAGCCCCGGCCCAGCCCACCACAACGCTCACACAGCCCCACCCTCACAGAGAGGGTCAGTGCAGAg gtGGCTCTGAGACATAAGTCGGAGATCGAGCACCACAGGAACAAGCTGCGTCAGCGGGCTAAGAGGCGGGGCCAGTGTGAGTTCCCGTCTATGGATGACATCCTGGACGCCTTCGGGCAGGCGCAGGAGGAGGCGGGGCAGGGAGAGTGTCCCCAGCGCCTCTACAGCTCAGCCCATGACCACATGGACAGCATCCTGCACACCGACCCCCCCTCGCCCCCCACCCCAGGGGAATCCAGAAGGAG GGGGAGGCGCTCTCCTCGGGGCCGGCGGAAGCAGCAGGGGAATGGCAGTCtgccagacacagacagactgacgGACAGAGACCGCCTGCTCACAGACCACAGCGCCACCTACAGGAAATACCCTGGACTCAACAATGTGGCCTACATG TCGGACCCGGATCTACCTCCAGACCACGGCAGCCCCTCCCCTAACGATGAGATGTTTGACCACGCCCCTCCCCCGCCGCCCTACGTGCCCCCCCAGCCGTCCATCGAGGAGGCGCGGCAACAGATGCACTCCCTACTGGACGATGCCTTCGCCCTGGTGTCACCCTCCTCCCAGGGCAGCGTCAGTGTCGGGGTCACGCAGGTCAGCCCCGCCCTGCcgagcccctctccctccccacagACACGCCCATCACGCCAATGGGGCTCCTACCCCGCAGCCCCCACACACAGCCCCTTCTCTgcg AGGTATGCAGAGTTGGGGATGTCTCCCTCGTCAGTACAAGGCCTGTTGCAGAG gcagGGCCTGGGTTCGGGGGCCTATGTTACTGCAGAGGAGCAGCTGCAAGATTCTGTCTACTCCAACAGGGGGCAGTATGAAgagcctccctcctcctccagacCCCGACCTGTTGGGGGGAGCACAG GTGCTCAGCTGCATCACCTGACTCAGGTGGGCTTGTCGAGCCGGATCAGTGCGTACCCTGGGGTGGGCCGCAGTGTCTCTGGGCCAACAGGCTCCAGCTGGAACCAGCAGCCTTTAGACCAGGACCTCTCCAGACCTGGAGCCAGCAGAGAGAGT gtgCTGTCGTTCCCTGAGTTCTCCTCCCCCGCTGTGTTTCAGATGCCCAGCTCCTCTCTGGGAGACCATTCTGTCCCTCCGATGCTCCTGGCCCCTCCCACTCCAGAGTTCCCCCTAGACGAGTCCTCCCCCTCAGCCCAAAGCTCCGCCTCCCTCATCAAGGCCATCAGGGAGGAGCTACGACGACTTGCCCAGAAACAGGTTGCTGTGGCCGGCACCTACTCCTAG
- the LOC106609146 gene encoding UPF0606 protein KIAA1549 isoform X2 encodes MESLILMSTGSRMCPGASQGLRIYCAHLLVASLLVSMTMSSSPVAGGVDSNRTTAALSSSRSSSSPSSRWPGASPPKDTGHPGNADAASVDDETQGIHLLLRPPDLLSPSHPPPLPPHSQPTLTPPPPWEHAPSLEEAWGSGDYLETLSFMGPEGEELALATTLPSHTYDPDDGASYDTSFPSRPTLPLSSSLLRPSTSPTSPLREGLPFTHPAEPEGYPPWDEEDYDLGDMFPLEPTELLLPDMNSLEYYTNLLARERDEERNREREKEQEREREREREREREREMEREREREREREREREREREREREREREREREREREREREGERERDKDVERDRDGEMVIPPPKTTPKLFITPTATTKTHTHTHTQSPSPSLSTGPPPARDHKHPLVPSVGPTPPLTLSPTLWDGQGTLTPGVRPTSRIPPQPPVPRPRVPPATPGRHPPLPPSNTTSLARPPMLRPPGRDPIKPPPVIEVPGNRPTTTTKATTVTTTTTGTLASVTWTPPVQAPPGRQYLCNVTKPEMYLVRVVLPKSASTVGFGQVRDILKREFNCSVELQVLRTPSSFAFRAVAGPLIFTAMSVINALRQATPGSSSFPTVSPLYGIPDRKYQIHSVLQFVPSHVDVRVCNFSERVERGLLMAYTETRRRAHEFGNVTVQLLNITMGQAKPQGDQKVPVDITFALRDGRGYLLGSEVSGHLRHLSTVEFSFYLGFPVLQIAEPFHYPELNVSHHLRSSWVRTVLLGVQEQTVTERSFKARLERRLALLLEEGLGEGSQRPRWKRSTAVGNNSLQVVRVSRLAGSGRSLEVVYFVEGPGGERVPADATAATLNRLELQRAAIVLGHRVQRPLAQPVETLTVPPSETQSSSVWLIVGVVVPVLLAIFIIIILYWKLCGSEKLEFQPDAINTIQQRQKAPTVKGFDFAKLHLGQHSKDDIMVIQEPGALPVPIKEATPSKGGDVNTPKSKGSSTKAARANRRRGRLSPSDGDSLGSDQSSGRESAEETTRHVATPHEGKQHRNKTPKNGRNKMVPPTGSGPDELLSSSSIFDHVDRLSRGSSDARGRQANKVQLIAMQPRPSPPQRSHSPTLTERVSAEVALRHKSEIEHHRNKLRQRAKRRGQCEFPSMDDILDAFGQAQEEAGQGECPQRLYSSAHDHMDSILHTDPPSPPTPGESRRRGRRSPRGRRKQQGNGSLPDTDRLTDRDRLLTDHSATYRKYPGLNNVAYMSDPDLPPDHGSPSPNDEMFDHAPPPPPYVPPQPSIEEARQQMHSLLDDAFALVSPSSQGSVSVGVTQVSPALPSPSPSPQTRPSRQWGSYPAAPTHSPFSARYAELGMSPSSVQGLLQRQGLGSGAYVTAEEQLQDSVYSNRGQYEEPPSSSRPRPVGGSTGAQLHHLTQVGLSSRISAYPGVGRSVSGPTGSSWNQQPLDQDLSRPGASRESVLSFPEFSSPAVFQMPSSSLGDHSVPPMLLAPPTPEFPLDESSPSAQSSASLIKAIREELRRLAQKQVAVAGTYS; translated from the exons ATGGAAAGTCTGATCCTGATGAGCACGGGTTCGAGGATGTGCCCCGGAGCCTCTCAGGGCCTGCGCATTTATTGCGCGCATCTGCTGGTAGCTTCCTTGCTGGTGTCCATGACGATGTCAAGCTCACCTGTTGCAG GTGGTGTAGACTCCAACAGAACGACAGCAGCACTGTCGTCATCACGGTCGTCATCGTCACCCTCTTCCAGATGGCCAGGCGCCAGCCCACCCAAAGACACTGGTCACCCTGGTAACGCTGACGCTGCCTCAGTGGACGATGAAACTCAGGGCATACACCTCCTCCTGAGACCCCCGGACCTGCTGTCCCCCAGTCACCCCCCTCCTCTGCCCCCCCACAGCCAGCCCACCCTCACCCCTCCCCCGCCCTGGGAGCACGCCCCCTCCCTAGAGGAGGCCTGGGGGTCCGGAGACTACCTGGAGACGCTCTCCTTCATGGGCCCAGAGGGGGAGGAACTGGCCCTAGCCACAACCTTGCCCAGCCACACCTACGACCCTGACGACGGGGCCTCCTACGACACCTCCTTCCCCTCCCGCCCAACCCTCCCCCTGTCCTCCAGCCTCCTCCGACCCTCTACGtcccccacctcccccctccGGGAGGGCCTCCCCTTCACCCACCCTGCTGAACCTGAGGGATACCCTCCCTGGGATGAAGAAGACTATGACCTGGGGGACATGTTTCCTCTAGAGCCCACGGAGCTGCTGCTGCCAGATATGAACAGTCTGGAGTACTACACCAATCTgctggccagagagagagatgaggagaggaacagagagagggaaaaggagcaagaacgggagagagagagggaaagagagcgagaacgggagagagagatggaaagggagcgagaacgggagagagagagggaaagggagcgagaacgggagagagagagggaaagggagcgagaacgggagagagagagggaaagggagcgagaacgagagagagagggggaaagggagagggataaagatgtggaaagagacagagatggagaaatGGTCATCCCACCCCCAAAGACCACCCCCAAACTCTTCATCACACCCACCGCtaccacaaaaacacacacccacacacacactcagtccccGTCCCCCTCCCTTAGCACAGGGCCCCCTCCAGCCCGGGATCACAAGCACCCCCTTGTCCCCTCAGTGGGTCCCACCCCTCCCCTGACCCTCTCACCCACTCTCTGGGATGGTCAGGGTACCCTCACCCCTGGAGTTAGACCCACCTCCAGAATACCCCCTCAGCCTCCTGTTCCGCGGCCCAGAGTCCCCCCAGCTACCCCTGGCAGACACCCTCCACTGCCCCCCTCTAACACCACCAGCCTGGCTCGCCCCCCCATGCTGCGACCTCCAGGGAGGGACCCCATAAAACCACCACCCGTGATCGAGGTCCCCGGCAATCGACCTACGACCACTACCAAGGCAACCACCGTTACCACGACAACCACTGGCACCCTGGCGAGCGTCACCTGGACTCCCCCAGTCCAGGCCCCTCCAGGACGCCAGTACCTGTGTAACGTCACCAAGCCTGAGATGTACCTGGTCAGAGTGG TCCTGCCTAAGTCTGCCTCCACTGTGGGCTTTGGCCAGGTCAGGGACATCTTGAAGAGGGAGTTCAACTGCTCAGTGGAGCTGCAG GTCCTGAGAACTCCGTCTAGCTTTGCGTTCCGTGCTGTGGCGGGACCTCTGATCTTCACCGCCATGTCTGTCATCAACGCTCTGCGCCAAGCAACACCAGGCTCCTCCTCGTTTCCCACTGTCTCACCCCTCTACGGCATACCTGATCGCAAGTACCAGATACACTCTG tGCTGCAGTTTGTGCCCAGTCACGtggatgtgcgtgtgtgtaactTCAGTGAGCGAGTGGAGAGAGGATTGCTGATGGCCTACACAGAGACACGCAGACGCGCACATGAATTTGGCAACGTTACTGTACAG CTCCTGAACATCACCATGGGTCAGGCCAAGCCACAGGGTGACCAGAAGGTTCCGGTGGACATCACGTTTGCGTTGCGTGATGGGCGGGGCTACCTGTTAGGGTCAGAGGTCAGCGGTCACCTGAGACACCTAAGCACGGTGGAGTTCAGCTTCTACCTGGGCTTCCCCGTGCTGCAGATCGCCGAAC CCTTCCACTACCCCGAGCTAAACGTTTCTCACCATCTACGCTCCTCCTGGGTCCGCACAG tGTTACTGGGTGTCCAGGAGCAGACTGTGACTGAGCGGAGCTTCAAGGCTCGTCTGGAGCGCCGTCTGGCCCTGCTGCTGGAGGAAGGGCTGGGGGAGGGGAGTCAACGACCCCGCTGGAAGAGATCCACGGCCGTGGGTAACAACAGCTTACAG GTGGTGCGTGTGTCGAGACTGGCAGGTTCAGGGCGTTCTCTGGAAGTGGTGTATTTCGTGGAGGGACCAGGGGGGGAGAGAGTTCCTGCTGATGCCACCGCTGCCACCCTCAACCGCCTGGAGCTGCAACGGGCTGCCATCGTACTGGGGCACCGCGTCCAGAGACCCCTTGCCCAGC CTGTGGAGACACTGACAGTGCCCCCGTCTGAGACTCAGAGCAGCAGTGTCTGGCTgattgtgggggtggtggtgccTGTCCTGCTGgctatcttcatcatcatcatcctctacTGGAAACTGTGCGGCTCGGAGAAGCTGGAGTTCCAGCCTGACGCCATCAACACCATTCAGCAGAGACAGAAG GCTCCCACTGTGAAGGGGTTTGACTTCGCCAAGCTCCACCTGGGGCAGCACAGTAAGGATGACATCATGGTGATCCAGGAGCCTGGTGCCCTCCCTGTGCCCATCAAAGAGGCCACCCCCTCTAAGGGAGGGGATGTCAACACTCCCAAATCCAAGGGCTCCTCCACCAAGGCTGCCCGCGCTAACCGCCGTAGGGGGAG ACTGTCTCCGTCAGATGGTGACTCGTTAGGTAGCGACCAATCGAGTGGCAGAGAGTCTGCAGAGGAGACCACCAGACATGTGGCCACGCCCCACGAGGGGAAACAGCACCGAAACAAAACGCCCAAGAATG GGAGGAATAAGATGG tcCCTCCCACAGGCAGTGGTCCAGATGAGCTGctttcctcttcctccatctttGACCACGTGGACCGTCTGTCCCGAGGCTCGTCTGACGCCAGGGGTCGCCAGGCCAACAAGGTCCAGTTGATTGCCATGCAGCCCCGGCCCAGCCCACCACAACGCTCACACAGCCCCACCCTCACAGAGAGGGTCAGTGCAGAg gtGGCTCTGAGACATAAGTCGGAGATCGAGCACCACAGGAACAAGCTGCGTCAGCGGGCTAAGAGGCGGGGCCAGTGTGAGTTCCCGTCTATGGATGACATCCTGGACGCCTTCGGGCAGGCGCAGGAGGAGGCGGGGCAGGGAGAGTGTCCCCAGCGCCTCTACAGCTCAGCCCATGACCACATGGACAGCATCCTGCACACCGACCCCCCCTCGCCCCCCACCCCAGGGGAATCCAGAAGGAG GGGGAGGCGCTCTCCTCGGGGCCGGCGGAAGCAGCAGGGGAATGGCAGTCtgccagacacagacagactgacgGACAGAGACCGCCTGCTCACAGACCACAGCGCCACCTACAGGAAATACCCTGGACTCAACAATGTGGCCTACATG TCGGACCCGGATCTACCTCCAGACCACGGCAGCCCCTCCCCTAACGATGAGATGTTTGACCACGCCCCTCCCCCGCCGCCCTACGTGCCCCCCCAGCCGTCCATCGAGGAGGCGCGGCAACAGATGCACTCCCTACTGGACGATGCCTTCGCCCTGGTGTCACCCTCCTCCCAGGGCAGCGTCAGTGTCGGGGTCACGCAGGTCAGCCCCGCCCTGCcgagcccctctccctccccacagACACGCCCATCACGCCAATGGGGCTCCTACCCCGCAGCCCCCACACACAGCCCCTTCTCTgcg AGGTATGCAGAGTTGGGGATGTCTCCCTCGTCAGTACAAGGCCTGTTGCAGAG gcagGGCCTGGGTTCGGGGGCCTATGTTACTGCAGAGGAGCAGCTGCAAGATTCTGTCTACTCCAACAGGGGGCAGTATGAAgagcctccctcctcctccagacCCCGACCTGTTGGGGGGAGCACAG GTGCTCAGCTGCATCACCTGACTCAGGTGGGCTTGTCGAGCCGGATCAGTGCGTACCCTGGGGTGGGCCGCAGTGTCTCTGGGCCAACAGGCTCCAGCTGGAACCAGCAGCCTTTAGACCAGGACCTCTCCAGACCTGGAGCCAGCAGAGAGAGT gtgCTGTCGTTCCCTGAGTTCTCCTCCCCCGCTGTGTTTCAGATGCCCAGCTCCTCTCTGGGAGACCATTCTGTCCCTCCGATGCTCCTGGCCCCTCCCACTCCAGAGTTCCCCCTAGACGAGTCCTCCCCCTCAGCCCAAAGCTCCGCCTCCCTCATCAAGGCCATCAGGGAGGAGCTACGACGACTTGCCCAGAAACAGGTTGCTGTGGCCGGCACCTACTCCTAG